The following are encoded together in the Edaphobacter lichenicola genome:
- a CDS encoding zinc-dependent alcohol dehydrogenase family protein, producing the protein MRAYIVERPEAGFTQVELPRPSPLAGQVLVRVQASGVNPLDTKIRAGKAAHAKQPLPAVLGLDMAGVVEEIGAGVTTLRPGDEVYGMVGGVGGLQGTLAEFVVANAELVALKPKSISMREAAALPLITITAWEGMVDRAKVQEGQTVLVHAGAGGVGHIAVQLAKAFGAEVFATVSAEKRHYVEEFGAVPIDYRTLSTEQYVAQYAGGEGFDVVYDTVGGATIDASFVAVKRYTGHVVSCLGWSTHSLAPLSFRGATYSGVFTLMPLLTGLGRAHHGEILREAAALVDGGRLRPLMNGRRFAAGDISAAHALVESGAVGKVVVEL; encoded by the coding sequence ATGCGCGCCTACATTGTGGAACGTCCCGAAGCGGGTTTTACGCAGGTTGAGCTTCCCCGCCCTTCTCCGTTGGCGGGGCAGGTGCTGGTTCGTGTGCAGGCGAGTGGTGTGAATCCGCTGGATACCAAGATTCGGGCTGGGAAGGCGGCTCATGCGAAGCAGCCGCTGCCTGCGGTGCTGGGGCTTGATATGGCTGGTGTGGTGGAGGAGATAGGCGCTGGCGTGACGACGCTGCGGCCGGGGGATGAGGTGTATGGCATGGTGGGGGGCGTGGGCGGATTGCAGGGGACGCTGGCGGAGTTTGTGGTGGCCAATGCGGAGCTGGTTGCGCTGAAGCCGAAGTCGATCTCGATGCGCGAGGCGGCGGCGCTTCCGCTGATCACGATTACGGCGTGGGAGGGGATGGTCGATCGCGCGAAGGTGCAGGAGGGCCAGACGGTGCTGGTGCATGCCGGTGCGGGTGGGGTGGGACACATTGCGGTGCAGCTGGCGAAGGCATTCGGGGCGGAGGTCTTCGCTACGGTGTCGGCGGAGAAGCGACACTACGTGGAGGAGTTTGGTGCGGTGCCCATCGACTACCGCACGCTTTCGACTGAGCAGTATGTTGCGCAGTATGCCGGTGGGGAGGGCTTCGATGTGGTGTATGACACGGTGGGCGGCGCGACGATTGACGCCTCGTTTGTTGCTGTGAAGCGGTATACCGGCCATGTGGTGAGTTGCCTGGGGTGGAGTACGCACTCTCTGGCTCCGCTCTCGTTTCGCGGTGCGACGTACTCGGGTGTGTTTACACTGATGCCTCTACTGACCGGGCTGGGGCGAGCGCATCATGGGGAGATTCTTCGCGAGGCGGCGGCGCTGGTGGATGGTGGCAGGCTGAGGCCGTTGATGAATGGGCGGCGCTTTGCTGCTGGCGATATTAGTGCCGCACATGCGTTGGTGGAGTCGGGTGCTGTGGGCAAGGTGGTGGTGGAGCTTTAG
- a CDS encoding STAS domain-containing protein → MTHSFTDGKSEGTTILKLVGPLTLSTIFGFQNEFRAKTPQVMIVDLSESPYMDSAGLGLLMNYYVSAEGHGRKLLLAGLNERITSLMEMTKVDKILKSFPTVDAAEASL, encoded by the coding sequence TTGACTCATAGTTTTACGGATGGAAAGAGCGAGGGAACGACGATCCTAAAGCTCGTTGGGCCGCTGACTTTATCTACGATCTTCGGGTTTCAGAACGAGTTTCGCGCGAAGACGCCGCAGGTGATGATCGTGGACCTGAGCGAGTCGCCGTATATGGATTCGGCTGGGCTGGGGCTGCTGATGAACTACTACGTGTCGGCGGAGGGCCATGGACGAAAGCTGCTGCTGGCGGGGCTGAATGAGCGGATTACGTCTCTGATGGAGATGACCAAGGTCGATAAGATCTTGAAGAGCTTTCCTACGGTGGATGCGGCTGAGGCTAGTTTGTAG
- the ybeY gene encoding rRNA maturation RNase YbeY — MITIEPAAGLEATLSRSSLTDFLKRARLALGLRGEVEVLLADDPTLRRLNKSFRGKNKPTDVLSFPTPAEIAHLHAGDLAISLETAALQAASYGHSLRDEVKILLLHGLLHLSGLDHETDNGEMATREAALRRQLRLTTNSLTERATKLPQKSSSHTAKKKPSSPKKVPAASKKSPSIRPIKKAGMPNKKTARGSK, encoded by the coding sequence ATGATCACCATCGAACCAGCGGCTGGTCTTGAAGCGACGCTGTCCCGCTCCAGCCTCACCGACTTTCTCAAGCGTGCTCGACTTGCCCTCGGCCTTCGGGGCGAAGTCGAGGTCCTGCTCGCAGACGATCCTACCCTCCGGCGGCTCAACAAATCCTTTCGCGGCAAAAACAAACCCACCGACGTCCTCAGCTTTCCCACGCCCGCAGAGATCGCCCACCTTCATGCTGGAGACCTCGCAATCTCGCTCGAAACCGCCGCACTTCAGGCTGCTTCTTATGGGCACTCTCTGCGCGACGAAGTAAAAATACTCCTCCTCCACGGCTTGCTTCATCTCTCCGGTCTTGACCACGAGACCGACAACGGAGAGATGGCCACCCGCGAAGCCGCTCTCCGCCGCCAGCTCCGCCTTACGACAAACTCACTCACCGAACGGGCCACGAAGCTGCCGCAAAAGTCGTCGTCACACACAGCCAAAAAGAAGCCCTCCAGTCCGAAAAAGGTGCCAGCAGCTTCGAAAAAATCACCTTCGATTCGACCTATTAAAAAAGCCGGCATGCCAAACAAGAAAACGGCGCGAGGCTCCAAATGA
- a CDS encoding DMT family transporter — translation MAVLEKRRALGFAACALASSLWGCGFFFGKIALAEMSFAHMVLYRFLFAMVVLLPLLVTHRPGLNRREWGVLLAASFLGVPLQFLIQFYALSITTVSHASLMVGTMPVILAVGAAAFAHERMDWVGWVALAGSTCGAGLIALGGGLHAKGGATLAGDALVVVSLLIALFWILFNKQLMGRHSHIVVTAYGLLLGTLMLMVWVPVRYGMPPVAGVSVKAWLALAGSGVLCTATTTLLWNWGMTQVPASQAGVLLNMEPLIGSLLGVMVLGERLGPSAWVGGGLILASAVTLTTRSKTRVREDMALAG, via the coding sequence ATGGCGGTTTTAGAAAAAAGACGGGCACTGGGGTTTGCGGCCTGCGCGCTGGCTAGTTCGTTGTGGGGGTGTGGGTTCTTCTTCGGGAAGATTGCGCTGGCGGAGATGAGCTTCGCGCATATGGTGCTGTACCGGTTTTTGTTTGCGATGGTGGTGCTGCTGCCGTTGCTGGTGACGCATCGGCCGGGGTTGAATCGGCGGGAGTGGGGAGTGCTTCTGGCTGCCTCATTTCTGGGCGTGCCGCTGCAATTTCTGATTCAGTTTTATGCGCTGTCGATTACGACGGTGAGCCATGCTTCGCTGATGGTGGGGACGATGCCGGTGATCCTTGCGGTGGGGGCGGCGGCGTTTGCGCATGAGCGGATGGACTGGGTGGGGTGGGTGGCTCTGGCGGGATCTACTTGCGGGGCAGGCCTGATTGCGCTGGGTGGTGGATTGCATGCCAAGGGTGGCGCTACGCTGGCTGGGGATGCACTGGTGGTGGTGTCGTTGCTGATTGCGCTGTTCTGGATTCTCTTCAATAAGCAGTTGATGGGGCGGCACTCGCATATTGTGGTGACGGCGTATGGGTTGTTGCTTGGGACCTTGATGCTGATGGTGTGGGTGCCGGTGCGGTATGGGATGCCGCCGGTGGCGGGGGTGTCGGTGAAGGCGTGGCTGGCGCTGGCTGGGAGTGGTGTGCTTTGTACAGCTACGACTACTCTGCTCTGGAACTGGGGGATGACGCAGGTTCCGGCTTCGCAGGCGGGGGTGCTGCTGAATATGGAGCCTCTGATTGGGAGTCTGTTGGGGGTGATGGTGCTGGGGGAGCGGCTGGGGCCCAGCGCCTGGGTTGGGGGCGGGTTGATCCTTGCTTCGGCGGTTACATTGACGACGCGGTCTAAGACCAGGGTGCGCGAGGATATGGCTCTGGCTGGTTGA
- a CDS encoding glycoside hydrolase family 16 protein, with protein MITIEPPSTPSIPAPIRSGLTLTRACLVLLAVGTTLVAQSPATPNSNWRLTWSDEFNGPNGSSPDPAKWVSETGGKGFGNNELETYTNRAVNAHQEDGHLVITARKEDLIGSDGIPRHYTSARLNTKGLFSQAYGRFEARIQLPTGKGIWPAFWLLGDDIDTNPWPKSGEIDIIENIGDPHTIYSTLHGPGYSGTQPISSKFPLPPGESVTTGYHLYSVEWAPNDIKFFFDDHLIVERTPADLPPSTYWVYDHPFFIILNLAVGGGWPGNPDEATTFPQKMLVDYVRVYQPASSAAQTPKPIQ; from the coding sequence ATGATCACCATCGAACCCCCAAGTACTCCCTCCATTCCCGCGCCCATCCGCTCCGGCCTGACGCTCACCCGCGCCTGCCTTGTTCTCCTCGCGGTTGGAACGACCCTCGTCGCGCAATCCCCAGCGACTCCAAACTCCAACTGGCGCCTCACCTGGAGCGACGAGTTCAACGGCCCCAACGGCTCCTCCCCCGATCCCGCCAAGTGGGTCTCGGAAACCGGCGGCAAAGGCTTCGGCAACAACGAGCTTGAGACGTACACCAACCGCGCCGTGAACGCTCATCAGGAAGATGGCCACCTCGTCATCACCGCCCGCAAAGAAGACCTCATCGGTTCTGACGGCATCCCGCGCCACTACACCTCTGCCCGCCTTAACACCAAAGGCCTCTTCTCCCAGGCCTACGGACGCTTCGAAGCCCGCATCCAGCTTCCCACCGGCAAAGGCATCTGGCCCGCCTTTTGGCTCCTGGGTGACGACATCGACACCAATCCCTGGCCCAAGTCCGGCGAGATCGACATCATCGAAAACATCGGCGATCCCCACACCATCTACAGCACTCTCCACGGCCCCGGCTACAGTGGCACCCAACCCATCTCCTCGAAATTTCCACTCCCGCCCGGAGAATCCGTCACCACCGGCTACCACCTCTACTCCGTTGAGTGGGCACCTAACGATATCAAGTTCTTCTTCGACGATCACCTCATTGTCGAACGAACCCCAGCCGACCTGCCCCCCAGCACTTACTGGGTCTATGACCACCCCTTCTTCATCATCCTCAACCTGGCTGTAGGCGGCGGCTGGCCCGGCAACCCCGACGAAGCCACCACCTTCCCCCAGAAGATGCTCGTCGACTACGTCCGCGTCTACCAACCGGCCTCCTCAGCAGCCCAGACGCCGAAGCCAATCCAATGA
- a CDS encoding PhoH family protein yields MIKKSLEITPGIEPLYGTHDENLRLLEDKLNVTIDLRSDAIHVTGEATNVARVEQLFTDFDTLRKSGVNLHNGELNGMLKLLVADPAATLKSIVDTGKQRSAGVKRMVQPRSPNQRKYVEAIEQSDMTFGLGPAGTGKTYLAVAMAVSALMAKKVSRIILVRPAVEAGERLGFLPGSLQEKVDPYLRPLYDALYDLLDPIKVDKLLESNVIEVAPLAFMRGRTLSDAFIIMDEAQNTTMEQMKMFVTRLGNNSKAVITGDLTQTDLPNPKKSGLLEALHVLDGVEGIRFCHFEDVDVVRHQLVQRIVRAYDSYGKAQQQLPLPIGEVAMPDPNLAPTAKPIPKPQ; encoded by the coding sequence TTGATTAAAAAATCCCTGGAAATCACACCTGGCATTGAGCCCCTGTACGGGACCCACGACGAAAACCTCCGCCTCCTCGAGGACAAACTCAACGTCACGATCGATCTCCGCTCCGACGCTATCCACGTTACCGGCGAAGCCACCAACGTTGCCCGCGTCGAACAACTCTTCACCGACTTCGACACCCTCCGAAAATCCGGCGTCAATCTCCACAACGGCGAACTAAACGGCATGCTTAAGCTCCTCGTCGCCGACCCCGCCGCAACCCTTAAGTCCATCGTCGACACCGGCAAACAGCGCTCCGCCGGCGTCAAGCGCATGGTTCAGCCCCGCTCGCCCAACCAGCGCAAGTACGTCGAAGCCATCGAACAGTCAGACATGACCTTCGGCCTCGGCCCCGCCGGCACCGGAAAGACCTACCTCGCTGTGGCCATGGCGGTCTCCGCGCTCATGGCCAAAAAAGTCAGCCGCATCATCCTGGTCCGTCCCGCAGTCGAAGCCGGCGAACGCCTCGGCTTCCTCCCCGGATCGCTCCAGGAAAAGGTCGACCCCTACCTCCGCCCCCTCTACGACGCCCTCTATGATCTCCTCGACCCCATCAAGGTCGACAAGCTCCTTGAGTCCAACGTTATCGAGGTCGCCCCGCTCGCGTTCATGCGCGGCCGTACCCTCTCCGACGCCTTCATCATCATGGACGAAGCCCAGAACACCACCATGGAACAGATGAAGATGTTCGTCACCCGTCTCGGCAACAACTCCAAGGCCGTCATCACCGGCGACCTCACCCAGACCGACCTGCCCAATCCCAAGAAATCCGGCCTCCTCGAAGCCCTCCACGTCCTCGACGGCGTCGAAGGCATTCGTTTCTGCCACTTTGAAGACGTCGATGTCGTCCGCCACCAGCTCGTCCAACGCATCGTCCGAGCCTACGACAGCTACGGCAAGGCGCAGCAGCAGCTTCCTCTTCCCATCGGCGAAGTTGCCATGCCCGACCCCAACCTCGCGCCCACAGCCAAACCCATACCTAAACCCCAATAA
- a CDS encoding M13 family metallopeptidase, giving the protein MLNVWTLGVPGTMRRQAGLGAMIALATAVAWSAGLAQQTRLVSDSSKPTETYLPIPGFDTTSLDASVDPCNDFYKFACGKFAANHPIPADQAGVDQFYALYNVNTQSLYGILTKAAAGGAGRSPDEQKIGDYYKACMDTDLIETKGVAPAEPLLSEIDAMKSKEELPALAGKLQRIGVNVFFGYGEQQDFKDATKQIASVQQGGLGLPEKDYYLRTGAKDVELRDQYVAHVAKMLELAGSSPEKATKDAHSILMFETALAKASMGVTEMRDPEKTYHLQPIAKFEATVPGMNFGEFQDAIHSPRVSEINNATPEFFPALMKEIHATDLETLKAYMRYQVLTTSAGRLPKKFDAENFDFYGRKLNGQPEQAARWKRCSNSVNGALGEALGKVYVEQYFAGDSKTKMVEMVADIEAAMGRDIDQLEWMSAATKTRAKEKLHEVTNKIGYPDKWRDYSKLEIKPDDALGNARRADAFENDRQLAKIGQPVNIFEWDLTPPTVNANYDPSQNTINFPAGILQPSFYDPKQDDAVNYGHIGSVIGHELTHGFDDEGKKFDGKGNLSDWWTPEDTKNFVARTDCLADEYGSFVAVADVKVNGRLTLGENTADNGGLLLAYMAYLDRAKKEGVDLAAKKDGYTASQRFYIGYAQNWCENPRPEQVRTQVLTDPHSPDHFRANGAIVNQPGFAAAFGCKKGAPMVPVKSCRVW; this is encoded by the coding sequence ATGTTGAATGTGTGGACGTTGGGAGTGCCTGGCACAATGAGACGGCAGGCTGGACTTGGTGCAATGATTGCCCTGGCTACAGCGGTTGCCTGGAGTGCGGGGTTGGCACAGCAGACCAGGCTGGTAAGCGACAGCAGCAAGCCAACAGAGACTTATCTACCGATTCCGGGATTCGATACGACCTCCCTGGATGCTTCGGTTGATCCGTGTAATGACTTTTACAAGTTCGCCTGCGGGAAGTTCGCGGCGAATCATCCTATCCCTGCAGATCAGGCGGGCGTGGATCAGTTTTACGCACTGTACAACGTGAACACCCAGTCGTTGTATGGAATTTTGACCAAGGCGGCTGCCGGTGGCGCGGGGCGTTCGCCGGACGAACAGAAGATTGGCGATTACTACAAGGCTTGTATGGACACAGACCTGATCGAGACAAAAGGAGTTGCCCCTGCCGAGCCGTTGCTCAGTGAAATCGATGCAATGAAGAGCAAGGAAGAACTGCCAGCCTTGGCGGGCAAGCTGCAGCGGATCGGCGTGAATGTGTTCTTCGGCTATGGAGAGCAGCAGGACTTCAAGGACGCGACCAAACAGATCGCGTCTGTGCAGCAGGGCGGGCTCGGATTGCCGGAAAAAGACTACTACCTGCGAACGGGAGCGAAAGATGTTGAGCTTCGGGATCAGTATGTCGCACACGTCGCGAAGATGCTGGAGCTGGCGGGCAGCTCGCCGGAGAAGGCTACGAAGGATGCTCATTCGATTCTGATGTTCGAGACGGCACTGGCCAAGGCGTCGATGGGTGTGACCGAGATGCGCGACCCGGAGAAGACGTACCATCTGCAACCTATTGCCAAGTTTGAAGCGACAGTGCCGGGGATGAACTTTGGAGAGTTTCAAGATGCGATCCATTCGCCGCGCGTGAGCGAGATCAATAATGCGACGCCGGAGTTCTTCCCTGCTCTAATGAAGGAGATTCACGCGACGGATCTAGAGACATTGAAGGCCTATATGCGGTACCAAGTGCTGACGACGTCGGCCGGCAGACTACCGAAGAAGTTTGATGCGGAGAACTTCGACTTCTACGGACGCAAACTTAATGGGCAGCCGGAGCAGGCTGCGCGATGGAAGCGCTGTTCTAATTCGGTCAATGGCGCTCTTGGCGAGGCGCTGGGCAAGGTATATGTGGAACAGTACTTCGCCGGAGACAGCAAAACAAAGATGGTGGAGATGGTCGCTGATATCGAGGCGGCGATGGGACGGGACATTGACCAACTGGAGTGGATGTCAGCCGCCACCAAGACACGGGCGAAGGAGAAGCTGCACGAAGTCACGAATAAGATCGGCTATCCAGACAAGTGGCGAGATTATTCGAAGCTTGAGATCAAGCCGGATGACGCGTTGGGAAATGCGCGTCGTGCGGATGCATTCGAGAACGACCGGCAGTTGGCAAAGATTGGACAGCCGGTCAACATCTTCGAGTGGGATCTGACGCCGCCGACGGTGAATGCGAACTACGATCCGAGCCAGAATACGATCAACTTCCCTGCCGGCATTTTGCAGCCTTCGTTCTACGATCCGAAGCAGGATGATGCGGTGAACTATGGGCATATTGGGTCGGTGATTGGACATGAACTGACGCATGGGTTCGACGATGAGGGCAAGAAGTTCGACGGCAAGGGGAACCTGAGCGACTGGTGGACGCCGGAGGATACGAAGAACTTCGTGGCCCGGACGGACTGTCTGGCAGATGAGTATGGCAGCTTTGTCGCCGTCGCTGATGTGAAGGTGAATGGCAGGCTGACACTGGGCGAGAACACTGCTGACAATGGCGGCTTGCTGCTGGCTTACATGGCTTACCTCGATCGTGCGAAGAAGGAGGGAGTCGATCTGGCGGCGAAGAAGGATGGATATACGGCATCGCAGAGGTTCTACATCGGCTACGCGCAGAACTGGTGCGAGAACCCACGGCCAGAGCAGGTGCGGACGCAGGTGTTAACCGATCCTCACTCGCCGGACCACTTCCGCGCGAATGGTGCGATTGTGAATCAGCCTGGATTTGCGGCGGCGTTTGGCTGCAAGAAGGGCGCGCCGATGGTGCCGGTGAAGAGCTGCCGCGTCTGGTAG
- the rpsT gene encoding 30S ribosomal protein S20, translated as MANHVSSLKRARQTVAKTAVNRSNKSKLRGTLRQLRESIAKGDHAAATTQYRETASILDKSVQKGVLHKNTASRYKSRLNARVKAVAPKKAA; from the coding sequence ATGGCAAATCATGTTTCGTCTTTGAAGCGCGCACGTCAGACCGTAGCCAAGACCGCGGTAAACCGTTCGAACAAGAGCAAGCTGCGTGGCACCCTGCGCCAGCTGCGGGAGTCGATCGCCAAGGGCGACCACGCCGCCGCAACCACCCAGTACCGCGAGACCGCGTCGATTCTGGACAAGAGCGTGCAGAAGGGCGTTCTGCATAAGAACACCGCCAGCCGCTACAAGAGCCGCTTGAATGCGCGCGTGAAGGCTGTTGCGCCGAAGAAGGCTGCTTAG
- a CDS encoding MATE family efflux transporter, with product MSIRQQMRPVLTLALPLILAELGWMSMGIVDTIMVGHMANPALAISAAALGQVLYNTIAFGIAGVLLGLDTYLSQSHGAGRFDEANRWLLHGLILAGGLALTLILIILCAPYLMLRLPIDHAVLTGSVAFLGALNYGTPALFLYFTLRRYLQAFNHVRPIAVALVTANLINVVGNWLLIYGHTFGPLHIPALGVTGAGLATSFSRCYLALFMVLALWRIERRHHYGLRSMARHFEPRRLRRLALLGAPAGGQIFVEISIFGMVTFLIGVMGRLPLAGHEIALNCASFTFMVPFAISAAAAVRVGQAIGRKAPAEAASAGWAAILLGAGVMACFSAVLLLFPHAIAASFTTDRDVIAATIPLLFVAAIFQFFDGLQITATGSLRGAGNTHAGLVVQIVGYWIIGLPIGYLFGFRLHYGAVGLWLGLCAGLIVAGTTLTLIWRHTTKKLKSSTVTQEPLTTIH from the coding sequence ATGTCCATCCGTCAACAAATGCGGCCCGTGCTCACCCTCGCCCTCCCACTCATCCTCGCCGAACTCGGCTGGATGTCCATGGGCATCGTCGACACCATCATGGTCGGCCACATGGCCAATCCGGCCCTCGCTATCTCCGCCGCAGCCCTCGGCCAGGTCCTCTACAACACCATCGCCTTCGGCATCGCCGGAGTCCTCCTCGGCCTGGACACCTACCTCTCCCAGTCCCACGGCGCAGGCCGCTTTGACGAGGCCAACCGCTGGCTCCTCCACGGCCTCATCCTCGCCGGGGGCCTCGCCCTCACGCTCATCCTCATCATCCTCTGTGCACCGTACCTCATGCTCCGCCTCCCCATCGACCACGCCGTCCTCACCGGCTCAGTCGCCTTCCTGGGGGCGCTCAACTACGGCACCCCCGCCCTCTTCCTCTACTTCACCCTCCGCCGCTACCTCCAGGCCTTCAACCACGTCCGCCCCATCGCCGTTGCCCTGGTCACCGCGAACCTCATCAACGTAGTCGGCAACTGGCTCCTCATCTACGGTCATACTTTTGGCCCCCTCCACATCCCCGCCCTCGGAGTCACCGGAGCAGGCCTCGCCACCTCCTTCTCCCGCTGCTACCTCGCCCTCTTCATGGTCCTCGCCCTCTGGCGCATCGAGCGCCGCCACCACTACGGCCTCCGGAGCATGGCCCGCCACTTCGAGCCCCGCCGCCTCCGCCGCCTCGCCCTCCTGGGAGCACCCGCTGGCGGGCAGATCTTCGTCGAAATCTCCATCTTCGGCATGGTCACCTTCCTCATCGGAGTCATGGGACGCCTCCCCCTCGCCGGACACGAGATCGCCCTCAACTGCGCCAGCTTCACCTTCATGGTCCCCTTCGCCATCTCCGCCGCCGCGGCGGTCCGAGTAGGGCAGGCCATCGGCCGCAAAGCCCCCGCCGAAGCCGCCTCAGCAGGCTGGGCCGCGATCCTCTTGGGCGCAGGCGTCATGGCCTGCTTCTCCGCCGTGCTCCTGCTCTTCCCCCACGCCATCGCCGCCAGCTTCACCACCGACCGCGACGTCATCGCAGCCACCATCCCCCTGCTCTTCGTGGCCGCCATCTTCCAGTTCTTCGACGGCCTCCAGATCACCGCCACCGGCTCCCTCCGCGGCGCAGGAAACACCCACGCCGGCCTCGTCGTCCAGATCGTCGGCTACTGGATCATCGGCCTGCCCATCGGCTACCTCTTCGGCTTCCGCCTCCACTACGGAGCCGTCGGCCTCTGGCTTGGCCTCTGCGCCGGCCTCATCGTAGCCGGCACCACCCTCACCCTCATCTGGCGCCACACCACCAAAAAACTCAAATCGTCGACCGTGACCCAGGAGCCACTAACAACCATCCACTAA
- a CDS encoding hemolysin family protein, with translation MTPAYFYSLALILLLGILALAAYVDRVYSEMGKFLAREYQDNIDAWERVVEPRLRLGRESIALSASVLRQLTLAALALFSGLRLYTHTSLVPTLARTPTLGEVLRAVFELILLILIFDRLLPQLLFSRTRGLWIARILPLLQTLFYLILPVTMLLQLLLSIAALAEPEDATEEDHPSEAMDALLEAGEEEGILEESDRELVRSAVEFGDKVVLEVMTPRPEIFAVPGTLTLQEFTATINEHAFSRVPVYNGSLDHVTGIGFAHDLLKVLDAEANTRTVAQIQRPAAFVPETKKVAELLREMQREKQHMRIVIDEYGSVAGLVTIEDLLEAIVGNIADEHDEPEADDEPIREPNGAYVVSGSFELSRLRDLFADQFEPNQRVTRPAEDGELHEPEELAVESGEGGEGEELKDLRDTRDDPTALRLPEHYESTTLGGLVSEIAGHIPLPGEVVEEDGLRLEVLASTDRRIDRIRVSLTNPPDLS, from the coding sequence ATGACCCCCGCTTATTTCTACTCCCTCGCTCTCATCCTTCTTCTGGGTATCCTCGCGTTAGCCGCCTACGTCGATCGCGTCTACTCCGAGATGGGCAAGTTCCTCGCCCGCGAGTACCAGGACAACATCGACGCCTGGGAGCGTGTCGTCGAACCCCGTCTACGCCTTGGTCGCGAGTCCATCGCCCTCTCCGCCTCAGTCCTTCGCCAACTCACGCTGGCCGCCCTGGCTTTGTTCTCCGGCCTTCGCCTCTACACCCATACCAGCCTGGTTCCCACCCTCGCCCGCACGCCCACCCTCGGCGAGGTTCTGCGCGCCGTCTTCGAACTTATCCTTCTCATCCTCATCTTCGACCGTCTGCTACCGCAACTCCTCTTCTCCCGCACCCGCGGCCTCTGGATCGCGCGCATCCTTCCTCTTCTGCAGACGCTCTTCTATCTCATCCTTCCCGTCACCATGCTGCTGCAACTGCTTCTCTCCATTGCCGCCCTTGCCGAGCCAGAAGACGCCACCGAAGAAGACCATCCCTCCGAGGCCATGGATGCTCTCCTCGAAGCCGGCGAGGAGGAGGGCATCCTCGAAGAGTCTGATCGCGAATTGGTCCGGTCTGCTGTGGAGTTTGGTGACAAGGTCGTTCTCGAGGTCATGACGCCTCGCCCTGAGATCTTCGCTGTTCCCGGCACCCTCACCCTGCAGGAGTTCACCGCTACCATCAACGAACATGCCTTCTCCCGCGTCCCGGTCTACAACGGTTCGCTTGATCACGTCACGGGCATCGGCTTCGCTCATGACCTGCTCAAAGTGCTTGACGCTGAAGCCAATACCCGCACGGTTGCGCAAATTCAGCGTCCCGCGGCCTTTGTTCCCGAGACGAAGAAAGTGGCTGAGCTGCTACGCGAGATGCAGCGTGAAAAGCAGCATATGCGCATTGTCATCGACGAGTACGGAAGCGTTGCAGGCCTTGTCACCATTGAGGATTTACTTGAGGCTATCGTCGGGAACATCGCGGATGAGCACGACGAGCCTGAAGCGGATGATGAGCCGATTCGCGAACCTAACGGTGCCTACGTCGTCTCTGGATCTTTTGAGCTCTCGCGTTTGCGCGATCTTTTTGCCGATCAGTTTGAGCCGAATCAACGCGTTACGCGGCCTGCTGAGGATGGGGAGCTGCATGAGCCCGAAGAGCTGGCGGTGGAGTCTGGTGAGGGGGGAGAGGGGGAGGAGTTGAAGGATCTTCGCGATACGCGGGACGATCCGACGGCTCTACGGCTTCCAGAACACTATGAATCTACGACACTTGGGGGCTTGGTCTCGGAGATTGCGGGGCATATCCCGCTGCCGGGCGAGGTGGTCGAAGAGGATGGGCTTCGGCTGGAGGTGCTGGCTAGCACGGACCGGCGGATCGACCGGATTCGGGTTAGTCTTACGAATCCTCCTGACCTCTCCTAG